The region AAAACCGGCGGGTAGGAGAGTTCACCACAGATGGCCACGGATGAACACAGATGGAGCTGAATGAGATCACCGAAACCGTGATCGGCTGCGCGATGAAAGTCAGCAGCACTCTGGGGACGGGATTTCTGGAAAAGGTTTATGAGAACGCACTTGCCGTCGAAATGAAGAAAGCCGGACTTTCATTCGGACAGCAAGAATCGGTGAGGGTCCGCTATGAGGGCGAGTGCGTTGGGGATTATGTCGCGGATTTTGTAGTGGAAGGCCAGGTATTGCTTGAATTGAAATCGGCAAAGACAATTGATGCCGCTCATCAAGCACAACTGCTGAACTACTTGAGAGCGACGGGAATGAAAGTAGGTCTCTTGCTGAACTTCGGTACGCCACGGATGGGTATCAAGCGCATGATGCTCTGAATCTGTGTTTATCTGTGGCCATCTGTGGTTTCAAATTCTGAATTCTTTACTAGGAGCAAGCGATGTTCAATGACATCAACGACGTGATCAAGAAACTGGCCGAGCAGGACTACATCGCCGATCAGCGCATCGGGACGCTGGTGTACCTGGCGGCGAAGCTCGAAAAGCCCATCCTGGTGGAAGGTCCCGCGGGTGTTGGAAAGACCGACCTGGCCCGCCGCGTGGCGGCCTGCCTGGGGCGCGAGCTTATCCGCCTGCAGTGCTACGAGGGACTCGATGAGTCCAAGGCGCTCTACGAGTGGGAATACTCCAAGCAGCTTCTCTATACCCAGATCCTCAAGGACAAGATCACCGAAGTGGTTGCCGATGCCAAGACCCTCGAAGAGGCGACCGACCGCATCTACAACCAGGACGATGTGTTCTTTTCTGAACGCTTCCTGCTGCCGCGCCCGTTGCTCAAGGCCATCGAGTCGGACGAGCCCACCGTGCTCCTCATCGACGAGATCGACAAAGCCGACAGCGAGTTCGAAGCGTTTTTGCTCGAAGTGCTCAGCGACTTCACCGTCTCCGTGCCGGAGATCGGGACGCTCGAGGCCAAGCACAAGCCCTTCGTGGTGCTCACCTCCAACAACACGCGCGAAATGTCGGACGCCATCAAGCGCCGCTGTCTCCATTTGTACATCGACTTCCCCGACGGCCAGCGCGAGCTGGAAATCGTGCGCATGAAGGTCCCCGGCGTGCAGGACGAGCTGCTCAAGGACCTTGTCGACTTCGTGCAGGAAATTCGCAAGAAGGACCTCAAGAAGATCCCCAGCATTTCGGAGACCCTCGACTGGGCCCGCGCACTCACGCTGCTCAACGCCCAGAGCCTGGGGGACGAGATCGTGCAGGGCACGCTCAACACGATCCTCAAATACGAGGGCGACGTCATCAAGGCCGAGCGCGAGCTGCGCCACTTCCTCGACCGCAAACGCGCCGAAGCCGCCAACCCCGCCGAGGTGAAGGACGAGAAGAAAGAGTTTTTGAACTAGAGAAGAAGAAAATAACCGCAGATGAACGCGGATAAACGCAGATCAAGGCAGATGAAATGGAACCGATAGAGTGGATGGGAGCTTCGAGGCGAGATTGGTCTGTTGGGTTTTCTACCCCTCCTGCGTCCTTTTCTTATCCGTGTTTATCTGCGTTCATCCGCGGTCAATATTCTTTATCCGTGGTTTCAAATTCCGAAAGGCTTTGTCATGGACGATAAGGTCGTCGAATTCGCGGGCATTCTGCGCAAGAACGGCATCCGGGTCTCTTCTTCGGAAGTGATCGATGCCATGCAGATGCTGCGCGAGATTTCCCTGGGTGAGCGTGAGATCGTCAAGGACGCGCTGCGCGGTGCGCTCGTAAAGCGCGCCATCGACATCCGCCCCTACAACGAAATCTTCGATCTCTACTTTTCCGACGCGGGCCAGCTCCTGGGCAATCCCGCCGACGATCTGGCCAACCGCCTGATCAACGGCGGCGCCGAGGGGATGGAAGAGTTCCAGCACATGATGCAGAACGCCATCGAGGAGATGACGGGC is a window of Chrysiogenia bacterium DNA encoding:
- a CDS encoding GxxExxY protein, which translates into the protein MELNEITETVIGCAMKVSSTLGTGFLEKVYENALAVEMKKAGLSFGQQESVRVRYEGECVGDYVADFVVEGQVLLELKSAKTIDAAHQAQLLNYLRATGMKVGLLLNFGTPRMGIKRMML
- a CDS encoding MoxR family ATPase → MFNDINDVIKKLAEQDYIADQRIGTLVYLAAKLEKPILVEGPAGVGKTDLARRVAACLGRELIRLQCYEGLDESKALYEWEYSKQLLYTQILKDKITEVVADAKTLEEATDRIYNQDDVFFSERFLLPRPLLKAIESDEPTVLLIDEIDKADSEFEAFLLEVLSDFTVSVPEIGTLEAKHKPFVVLTSNNTREMSDAIKRRCLHLYIDFPDGQRELEIVRMKVPGVQDELLKDLVDFVQEIRKKDLKKIPSISETLDWARALTLLNAQSLGDEIVQGTLNTILKYEGDVIKAERELRHFLDRKRAEAANPAEVKDEKKEFLN